ATCTTCGGCTGGGTTGCCGACAGCGCCGCCGTCCTCACCGCCCTGCACACCCTGACCATCGACGCCGCCTGATCGGAGATTGCCATGAGTACCGAGATCACCGATCCACCAGTCGGCCCGCCGGTGCCCGAAGCCGCTGCAGCCGTGCCGTGGTGGACCCGCGGCGACACCAACGCGTTCTTCGGGCTCGGGTTCAACATCCTGGTCAACGTCCTCACCCTGACCGGGCTGATGATCGGCGTTGTCGCGGTGCCTGCCGGCGATGTGCTCGGTACGGTGCTCCCCGCCCTCGGCGTCGCGCTGATCCTTGGAAACCTCTACTACACATTTCTTGCCCGCCGGCTCGCGCGGCGCGAGAACCGGACGGACGTCACCGCACTCCCCTATGGCCCGTCGGTGCCGCACATGTTCATCGTCGTGTTCGTGGTGATGCTGCCGGTGTACCTGAACACCCAGGACCCACTGCAGGCGTGGTCCGCCGGACTGGCGTGGGCGTTCATGATCGGCATCATCGTGATGATCGGCGCGTTCGTCGGGCCCTACATCCGCAAGCTCACTCCGCGCGCCGCCATGCTCGGCACGCTGGCCGGGATCTCCATCACCTTCATCTCCATGCGGCCGGCCGCACAGATGTGGGAGGCCGCCTGGATCGGCCTGCCGGTGCTCGCCATCATCCTGATCGGATTCTTCACCGACGTGAAACTGCCGTTCGGCATGCCGGTCGGTTTGGCGGCGCTACTGGTGGGCACCGCCATCGGCTGGATGGGCGGTTACATGTCGGCGCCCGATGTCGGCCGAGCGGTCTCCGATATCGCGATCGGCATCCCCGACCTGCGCCTGGATCTGCTGTTCTCCGGGCTGACCAACCTGGCTCCGCTGCTGGGTACGGCGATCCCGCTGGGTGTCTACAACTTCACCGAGGCGATGAGCAATGTCGAGTCCGCCGCGGCGGCCGGGGACAATTACAACCTGCGCAGCGTGCTGCTGGCCGACGGCGCGGGCGCGGTCATCGGTTCGGCCTTCGGTTCGCCGTTCCCGCCGGCGGTCTATATCGGCCATCCGGGCTGGAAGGATGCGGGCGGTCGCGCCAGCTACTCGCTGGCCAGTGGCCTGCTCATCGGTGTGCTGTGTTTCGTCGGCCTCTTCGGCATCCTGGACGCGCTGCTGCCGGTGCCTGCGATCGTGCCGATCCTGCTCTACATCGGCCTCCTGATCGGCGCCCAGGCCTTCCAGGCGGTGCCACGCCTGCACGCGATTGCCGTGGTGATCGCCTTGTTGCCCAATCTCGCCGAATGGGCCAAGAGCCAGATCGACAATGCCTTGAACGCCGCGGGAACGACGGCCTCAGAGGTCGGCATGGATGCGCTCAACGGTTCCGGCGTGGTGTACGCGGGGTTGAAGACGTTGGGCGAGGGTGCCGTTCTGGTCGGCCTGATCCTCGGCACGATGGTCGTCTTCATCCTGGAGAAGAAATTCCTCTTCGCCGCCGCCGCCGCAACCGTCGGCGCGGCACTGTCCTTCATCGGGCTGATCCACTCTCCGGCAGTGGCGTGGGCGGCCAACCCGTCGGTGGCGCTGGGTTACCTGTTCTTCGCCACGGTATGCCTGTTGTACAGCCTGCTGCCGGGTGCCAAAGAACCGGCCGTGATCGACGAGAGCGATATCGTCGCCGGTCACTGACCTGGGCGGCGGGGGTCACAGGACAACCCCGACGGTGGCATAGATAACCTAAGCTTTCGTAGTCACTT
The sequence above is drawn from the Mycolicibacterium neoaurum VKM Ac-1815D genome and encodes:
- a CDS encoding SulP family inorganic anion transporter translates to MSTEITDPPVGPPVPEAAAAVPWWTRGDTNAFFGLGFNILVNVLTLTGLMIGVVAVPAGDVLGTVLPALGVALILGNLYYTFLARRLARRENRTDVTALPYGPSVPHMFIVVFVVMLPVYLNTQDPLQAWSAGLAWAFMIGIIVMIGAFVGPYIRKLTPRAAMLGTLAGISITFISMRPAAQMWEAAWIGLPVLAIILIGFFTDVKLPFGMPVGLAALLVGTAIGWMGGYMSAPDVGRAVSDIAIGIPDLRLDLLFSGLTNLAPLLGTAIPLGVYNFTEAMSNVESAAAAGDNYNLRSVLLADGAGAVIGSAFGSPFPPAVYIGHPGWKDAGGRASYSLASGLLIGVLCFVGLFGILDALLPVPAIVPILLYIGLLIGAQAFQAVPRLHAIAVVIALLPNLAEWAKSQIDNALNAAGTTASEVGMDALNGSGVVYAGLKTLGEGAVLVGLILGTMVVFILEKKFLFAAAAATVGAALSFIGLIHSPAVAWAANPSVALGYLFFATVCLLYSLLPGAKEPAVIDESDIVAGH